Proteins found in one Macrobrachium nipponense isolate FS-2020 chromosome 35, ASM1510439v2, whole genome shotgun sequence genomic segment:
- the LOC135208523 gene encoding uncharacterized protein LOC135208523 isoform X4 yields the protein MVLGEQKGVMAADLSAAEEGGAVSAAGEEAIRSLLASLRESMKADGAGGGGNKAGVSPLDPLAVETQVITHHHPALNITVRLTGMGLTGLSDFMIDDVRVNVQLLTIVVSLSYDTLLLDGEYELHGKLVKVIPLSARGPFTVTTNNSQVTLRARLKECRGRLEVRELNSDLILEGVRCRLSQMTGGALVSKVLNSLLTDLLRRERHRLAQDLSAVLKTLLNNELKNFNLGVSLQLLRTSDKFTHHLKHVCD from the exons GAGGGGCTGTGAGCGCCGCTGGAGAGGAGGCCATCCGTTCGCTCCTGGCCTCCCTGAGGGAGTCGATGAAGGCCGATGGGGCCGGCGGTGGCGGGAACAAGGCCGGCGTCAGCCCCCTGGACCCTCTGGCGGTGGAGACCCAGGTCATCACCCACCATCATCCGGCCCTCAACATCACCGTCAGACTCACTGGAATGGGGCTCACG GGCCTGTCCGACTTCATGATAGATGATGTGAGGGTGAACGTCCAATTACTGACGATTGTTGTCAGTCTGTCGTACGATACGCTGCTCCTGGATGGAGAATACGAACTTCATGGGAAGTTGGTGAAGGTCATTCCCCTCTCGGCTCGAGGGCCCTTCACTGTCACTACCAACAACTCTCAG GTTACTCTTCGAGCAAGATTAAAGGAATGTCGAGGTCGCCTGGAGGTGAGGGAGCTCAACAGCGATTTGATTTTGGAGGGCGTTCGTTGCAGGCTGAGTCAGATGACGGGTGGTGCCCTTGTGAGCAAAGTCCTCAACTCCCTCTTGACTGATCTGTTGAGGAGAGAAAGGCATCGACTGGCCCAGGACCTCAGTGCAGTTTTGAAGACACTCCTGAACAATGAGCTCAAGAACTTCAACCTTGGTGTATCCCTCCAGCTTCTTCGGACCAGTGACAA gttcACTCATCACTTGAAGCATGTATGTGACTGA
- the LOC135208523 gene encoding uncharacterized protein LOC135208523 isoform X5: MYNRGGGAVSAAGEEAIRSLLASLRESMKADGAGGGGNKAGVSPLDPLAVETQVITHHHPALNITVRLTGMGLTGLSDFMIDDVRVNVQLLTIVVSLSYDTLLLDGEYELHGKLVKVIPLSARGPFTVTTNNSQVTLRARLKECRGRLEVRELNSDLILEGVRCRLSQMTGGALVSKVLNSLLTDLLRRERHRLAQDLSAVLKTLLNNELKNFNLGVSLQLLRTSDKFTHHLKHVCD; encoded by the exons GAGGGGCTGTGAGCGCCGCTGGAGAGGAGGCCATCCGTTCGCTCCTGGCCTCCCTGAGGGAGTCGATGAAGGCCGATGGGGCCGGCGGTGGCGGGAACAAGGCCGGCGTCAGCCCCCTGGACCCTCTGGCGGTGGAGACCCAGGTCATCACCCACCATCATCCGGCCCTCAACATCACCGTCAGACTCACTGGAATGGGGCTCACG GGCCTGTCCGACTTCATGATAGATGATGTGAGGGTGAACGTCCAATTACTGACGATTGTTGTCAGTCTGTCGTACGATACGCTGCTCCTGGATGGAGAATACGAACTTCATGGGAAGTTGGTGAAGGTCATTCCCCTCTCGGCTCGAGGGCCCTTCACTGTCACTACCAACAACTCTCAG GTTACTCTTCGAGCAAGATTAAAGGAATGTCGAGGTCGCCTGGAGGTGAGGGAGCTCAACAGCGATTTGATTTTGGAGGGCGTTCGTTGCAGGCTGAGTCAGATGACGGGTGGTGCCCTTGTGAGCAAAGTCCTCAACTCCCTCTTGACTGATCTGTTGAGGAGAGAAAGGCATCGACTGGCCCAGGACCTCAGTGCAGTTTTGAAGACACTCCTGAACAATGAGCTCAAGAACTTCAACCTTGGTGTATCCCTCCAGCTTCTTCGGACCAGTGACAA gttcACTCATCACTTGAAGCATGTATGTGACTGA